One region of Miscanthus floridulus cultivar M001 chromosome 19, ASM1932011v1, whole genome shotgun sequence genomic DNA includes:
- the LOC136526852 gene encoding granule-bound starch synthase 1, chloroplastic/amyloplastic-like gives MAALATSQLVATHAGLGVPDASMFRRGGVQGLRAAPRASAAAGDTPLSMRASARAAPRQQQERRGGRGCGGGRFPSLVVCATAGMNVVFVGAEMAPWSKTGGLGDVLGGLPPAMAANGHRVMVVSPRYDQYKDAWDTSVVSEIRMGDRYETVRFFHCYKRGVDRVFIDHPLFLERVWGKTEEKIYGPDAGTDYKDNQLRFSLLCQAALEAPRILSLNNNPHFSGPYGEDVVFVCNDWHTGPLSCYLKSNYQSNGIYRDAKTAFCIHNISYQGRFAFSDFSELNLPERFKSSFDFIDGYEKPVEGRKINWMKAGILEADRVLTVSPYYAEELISGIARGCELDNIMRLTGITGIVNGMDVSEWDPSKDKYVAVKYDVSTAVEAKALNKEALQAEVGLPVDRKIPLVAFIGRLEEQKGPDVMAAAIPQLMEEDVQIVLLGTGKKKFERMLMSAEEKYPDKVRAVVKFNAALAHHIMAGADLLAVTSRFEPCGLIQLQGMRYGTPCACASTGGLVDTIIEGKTGFHMGRLSVDCNVVEPADVKKVATTLKRAIKVVGTPAYEEMVKNCMIQDLSWKGPAKNWENVLLSLGVAGGEPGIEGEEIAPLAKENVAAP, from the exons ATGGCGGCTCTGGCCACGTCGCAGCTCGTCGCCACGCACGCCGGCCTGGGCGTCCCCGACGCGTCCATGTTCCGCCGCGGCGGCGTGCAGGGCCTGAGGGCGGCGCCCCGGGCATCGGCGGCAGCAGGGGACACGCCGCTCAGCATGCGGGCCAGCGCGCGCGCGGCGCCCAGGCAGCAGCAGGAGCGCCGCGGGGgccgcggctgcggcggcggcaggtTCCCTTCCCTCGTTGTCTGCGCCACCGCTGGCATGAacgtcgtcttcgtcggcgccgaGATGGCGCCGTGGAGCAAGACCGGCGGCCTTGGCGACGTCCTCGGCGGCCTCCCACCTGCAATGGCC GCGAATGGGCACCGGGTCATGGTCGTCTCTCCCCGCTACGACCAGTACAAGGACGCCTGGGACACCAGCGTCGTGTCCGAG atcAGGATGGGAGACAGGTACGAGACGGTGAGGTTTTTCCACTGCTACAAGCGCGGAGTCGACCGTGTGTTCATTGACCACCCACTGTTCCTCGAGAGG GTTTGGGGAAAGACCGAGGAGAAGATCTACGGGCCTGACGCTGGAACGGACTACAAGGACAACCAGCTGCGTTTCAGCCTGCTGTGCCAG GCGGCACTTGAAGCTCCAAGGATCCTGAGCCTCAACAACAACCCACACTTCTCTGGACCATACG GGGAGGACGTCGTGTTCGTCTGCAATGACTGGCACACCGGGCCTCTGTCTTGCTACCTCAAGAGCAACTACCAGTCCAATGGCATCTACAGGGACGCAAAA ACGGCTTTCTGCATCCACAACATCTCCTACCAGGGCCGATTCGCCTTCTCTGACTTCTCGGAGCTGAATCTCCCTGAGAGATTCAAGTCATCCTTCGATTTCATCGACGG CTATGAGAAGCCCGTGGAAGGCCGGAAGATCAACTGGATGAAGGCCGGGATCCTTGAAGCCGACAGGGTCCTTACCGTGAGCCCCTACTACGCGGAGGAGCTCATCTCCGGCATCGCCAGGGGCTGCGAGCTCGACAACATCATGCGCCTCACCGGCATCACCGGGATCGTCAACGGCATGGACGTCAGCGAGTGGGATCCCAGCAAGGACAAGTACGTCGCCGTCAAATACGACGTGTCAACG GCCGTCGAGGCGAAGGCGCTGAACAAGGAGGCGCTGCAGGCGGAGGTCGGGCTCCCGGTGGACCGGAAGATCCCGCTGGTGGCGTTCATCGGCAGGCTGGAGGAGCAGAAGGGCCCCGACGTCATGGCGGCCGCCATCCCGCAGCTCATGGAGGAGGACGTGCAGATCGTTCTGCTG GGCACGGGCAAGAagaagttcgagcgcatgctgaTGAGCGCCGAGGAGAAGTACCCGGACAAGGTGCGGGCCGTGGTGAAGTTCAACGCGGCGCTGGCGCACCACATCATGGCCGGCGCCGACCTGCTCGCCGTCACCAGCCGCTTCGAGCCCTGCGGCCTCATCCAGCTCCAGGGGATGCGATACGGAACG CCCTGCGCTTGCGCGTCTACCGGCGGACTCGTCGACACCATCATCGAAGGCAAGACCGGGTTCCACATGGGCCGCCTCAGCGTCGAC TGCAACGTCGTGGAGCCGGCCGACGTCAAGAAAGTGGCGACGACCTTGAAGCGCGCCATCAAGGTGGTGGGCACGCCGGCGTACGAGGAGATGGTGAAGAACTGCATGATCCAGGATCTCTCCTGGAAG GGTCCTGCCAAGAACTGGGAGAACGTGCTGCTCAGCCTGGGGGTCGCCGGCGGCGAGCCGGGGATCGAAGGCGAGGAGATCGCGCCGCTCGCCAAGGAGAACGTGGCCGCACCCTGA